One genomic segment of Agromyces intestinalis includes these proteins:
- a CDS encoding site-specific DNA-methyltransferase gives MARTPKGPIPVDSIRHTDTRPNIPTADGAPHFYDEESDSREPLEYVRYAGLAAERAARDETLDPQLVWRGKDEQDDENLLVDAPPIYIQEKIDPRVLIENLRKTAAAGEPEPEFTLFDTFDGLDELSAVEYYQHEAKWANRMILGDSLQVMGSLAEREQLRGKVQMIYIDPPYGIKFGSNWQVSARTRDVKDGNLADAAREAEQIKAFRDTWEAGIHSYLSYLRDRLVVARELLTESGSVFVQIGDENVHLVRSLLDEVFGSVNWITSIAVTKTSSATGDFLGGTTDYVHWFAKNRDRVKYRNLLRVKSAGGDGADMYTRLQLSDGSSRTATAEERAGISKPPGGARFFRHDNLTSQSMGREKGEGAASWFPIQLDGREYRPSMQARWKTNETGMRRLLLAGRVAPGRSMPAYVRFLDDFPAFPYTEIWSDVGGARDKSYVVETAPTIIQRCMLMCTDPGDLVLDPTCGSGTTAYVAEQWGRRWITIDTSRVALALARQRIMGAKYPFYLLTDSPEGRTKEQELAGKLLPPADTNSDIRHGFVYERVQHVTLKSIANNPDIREGMTRDEIDKAIKRYADFELLYDKPYEDKSKVRVSGPFTVESLSPHRSLSFDDSDAFREQPTETDDRSFEQSVLDNLLKAGIQNGRRAERLQFASIEAYPGQYIQAIGESTDNHSDDETLRVAISLGPQYGTVSPGYIKRAAKEAIDAGIGLVAVLGFAFDPQATGVTEADGITVVDDDGFATVERERKLGRTQVLLVRMNSDLLMGEELKKTGAGNLFTVFGEPDIALDETDEGRLQVTLRGVDVYDPTLQKTRSAGVDRIALWMIDTDYNEESFFVRQCYFTGGNDPYKRLRTALKAEIDADAWASLYRDVSIPFDKPSTGKIAVKVINDYGDEVMKVIEVG, from the coding sequence ATGGCGCGCACTCCGAAGGGGCCGATCCCGGTCGACTCGATCCGGCATACCGACACCCGCCCGAACATCCCGACGGCCGACGGCGCGCCGCACTTCTACGACGAGGAATCCGATTCGCGCGAACCGCTCGAGTACGTGCGCTACGCCGGCCTCGCGGCTGAGCGGGCCGCACGCGACGAGACTCTCGACCCGCAACTCGTCTGGCGCGGCAAGGACGAACAGGACGATGAGAATCTCCTCGTCGACGCCCCGCCGATCTATATCCAGGAGAAGATCGATCCGCGGGTGCTGATCGAGAATCTCCGAAAGACTGCTGCGGCGGGCGAGCCTGAGCCGGAGTTCACGCTATTCGACACGTTCGACGGGCTCGACGAGCTCTCGGCCGTCGAGTACTACCAGCACGAGGCGAAGTGGGCGAACCGCATGATCCTCGGCGACTCGCTGCAGGTCATGGGTTCGCTTGCCGAGCGGGAGCAGCTGCGCGGCAAAGTGCAGATGATCTACATCGACCCACCCTACGGCATCAAGTTCGGCTCCAACTGGCAGGTGTCGGCGCGCACGCGCGACGTGAAGGACGGCAATCTCGCGGATGCCGCACGCGAAGCCGAGCAGATCAAGGCGTTCCGTGACACGTGGGAGGCGGGGATCCACTCATATCTGTCGTATCTGCGAGATCGACTCGTTGTGGCACGTGAGCTGCTCACAGAGAGCGGCAGCGTGTTCGTGCAGATCGGCGACGAGAACGTGCATCTTGTGCGGAGTTTGCTCGATGAAGTGTTCGGTTCCGTCAATTGGATTACCTCAATCGCTGTCACCAAGACAAGCTCTGCGACGGGCGATTTCCTCGGCGGGACGACCGATTACGTTCATTGGTTCGCCAAGAATCGCGACCGGGTGAAGTACCGCAATCTGCTCAGAGTGAAGTCCGCCGGAGGTGACGGCGCGGACATGTACACGCGACTGCAGCTCTCCGACGGCAGCTCGCGCACGGCCACTGCTGAGGAACGGGCGGGCATTTCGAAGCCTCCGGGTGGCGCACGATTTTTCCGGCATGACAACCTTACGAGCCAGAGTATGGGCCGAGAGAAGGGTGAAGGAGCCGCCTCCTGGTTTCCAATCCAGCTCGACGGCAGGGAATACCGCCCCAGTATGCAAGCGCGATGGAAGACGAACGAGACCGGAATGCGGCGTCTCCTACTTGCTGGGCGTGTCGCACCGGGCCGTAGCATGCCAGCGTACGTTCGGTTCCTCGACGACTTCCCCGCTTTTCCCTATACGGAGATTTGGAGCGATGTCGGGGGCGCCCGCGACAAGAGTTATGTCGTTGAGACCGCTCCAACAATCATTCAACGATGCATGCTGATGTGCACGGACCCCGGCGATCTCGTTCTCGACCCCACCTGCGGCTCCGGCACGACCGCCTACGTCGCCGAGCAGTGGGGGCGCCGGTGGATCACAATCGACACCTCGCGCGTCGCGCTCGCTCTCGCGCGTCAGCGCATCATGGGGGCGAAGTACCCCTTCTACCTGCTTACAGACTCCCCTGAAGGCCGCACGAAGGAGCAGGAACTCGCAGGCAAACTGCTTCCTCCGGCCGACACGAATAGTGACATCCGTCATGGTTTCGTCTACGAACGAGTGCAGCACGTCACCCTGAAGTCGATCGCGAACAACCCTGATATTCGTGAGGGTATGACACGCGACGAGATCGACAAGGCGATCAAGCGCTACGCCGACTTCGAACTGCTCTACGACAAGCCCTACGAGGACAAGAGCAAGGTGCGCGTATCCGGCCCGTTCACCGTCGAGAGCCTTTCACCCCACCGGTCGCTGAGCTTTGACGACTCCGATGCATTCCGTGAGCAGCCGACCGAAACCGACGACCGGAGCTTCGAGCAGTCGGTGCTCGACAACCTGCTGAAGGCGGGCATCCAGAACGGCCGACGTGCCGAGCGACTGCAGTTCGCATCGATCGAGGCGTACCCCGGTCAGTACATCCAGGCCATCGGCGAGAGCACCGACAATCACAGCGACGACGAGACGTTGCGCGTCGCGATCTCGCTCGGCCCGCAGTACGGCACAGTGAGCCCTGGGTACATCAAGCGAGCCGCGAAGGAGGCAATCGATGCCGGTATCGGGCTCGTCGCGGTGCTCGGCTTCGCGTTCGACCCGCAGGCGACCGGCGTCACCGAAGCAGACGGCATCACGGTCGTCGACGACGATGGGTTCGCGACCGTCGAAAGGGAGCGGAAGCTCGGGCGCACGCAGGTGCTACTCGTTCGCATGAACTCCGACCTCCTCATGGGCGAAGAGCTGAAGAAGACAGGGGCAGGCAACCTCTTCACCGTGTTCGGCGAACCCGACATCGCGCTCGACGAGACCGACGAGGGTCGACTGCAGGTGACACTCCGCGGTGTCGATGTCTACGATCCGACACTGCAGAAGACCCGCAGTGCCGGGGTCGACCGCATCGCGCTCTGGATGATCGACACCGACTACAACGAAGAGTCATTCTTCGTCCGTCAGTGCTACTTCACCGGCGGCAACGACCCATACAAGCGACTGAGAACTGCTTTGAAGGCAGAGATCGACGCGGACGCGTGGGCATCGCTCTACCGCGACGTCTCGATCCCGTTCGACAAACCATCGACCGGCAAGATCGCCGTCAAGGTCATCAACGACTACGGAGACGAAGTGATGAAGGTCATCGAGGTCGGCTGA
- a CDS encoding glycosyltransferase family 2 protein, with the protein MGRRPDDLARGIRSVLAQRDVEVDVAVVGNGWDPATASPALPDGVKTVHLPENLGIPAGRNRGVPAVSGEYVFFLDDDAFLPADDFLARGCAMLAARPELGLIQPRVVDPTGLVSPRRWIPRIRKGDPATSSPVFSCWEGAVLMPRDVFDRVGGWGDPYFYAHEGIELAWRVWDAGRIAWYAGDLEAGHPVIDPARHAEYYRLNARNRVWLAKRNLPAVLAPFYVGSWTAIQVLRWARRPAALRPWFGGWVAGWREDPGGRRRMRWSTVWRMTRAGRPPVI; encoded by the coding sequence ATGGGCCGACGCCCCGACGACCTCGCCCGAGGCATCCGAAGCGTGCTCGCCCAGCGCGACGTCGAGGTCGACGTGGCCGTCGTCGGCAACGGGTGGGACCCTGCGACCGCGTCGCCCGCACTGCCCGACGGCGTGAAGACCGTGCACCTGCCCGAGAACCTCGGCATCCCGGCCGGTCGCAACCGGGGCGTGCCCGCGGTGTCGGGGGAGTACGTGTTCTTCCTCGACGACGATGCGTTCCTGCCGGCCGACGACTTCCTCGCGCGCGGGTGCGCGATGCTCGCGGCGCGACCCGAGCTGGGGCTCATCCAGCCGCGGGTGGTCGATCCCACGGGGCTCGTCTCCCCGCGCCGGTGGATCCCGCGGATCCGCAAGGGCGACCCCGCGACATCCTCGCCCGTGTTCTCGTGCTGGGAGGGCGCGGTGCTCATGCCGCGCGACGTGTTCGATCGCGTCGGCGGGTGGGGCGACCCCTACTTCTATGCGCACGAGGGCATCGAGCTGGCCTGGCGGGTCTGGGACGCCGGACGCATCGCCTGGTACGCGGGTGACCTCGAGGCGGGGCATCCGGTCATCGACCCCGCCCGCCACGCCGAGTACTACCGACTCAATGCCCGCAACCGGGTGTGGCTCGCCAAGCGCAACCTGCCGGCCGTGCTCGCGCCGTTCTACGTCGGTTCGTGGACGGCGATCCAGGTGCTGCGATGGGCGCGGCGCCCCGCGGCGCTGCGCCCCTGGTTCGGCGGGTGGGTGGCCGGCTGGCGCGAGGATCCGGGCGGTCGGCGCCGGATGCGCTGGAGCACGGTGTGGCGGATGACTCGTGCCGGTCGCCCCCCGGTGATCTGA
- a CDS encoding antitoxin, with translation MKVSNSLDEADAAFLAADVARGVCESRSAAVAAFIRLLREREFMQSYLDEFELWGRSDGADDWECASGDGLADA, from the coding sequence ATGAAGGTCAGCAACAGTCTCGACGAAGCCGACGCGGCGTTCCTCGCCGCCGACGTCGCGCGGGGCGTGTGCGAGTCGCGGTCGGCCGCGGTCGCAGCATTCATTCGTCTCCTGCGCGAGCGCGAATTCATGCAGAGCTATCTCGACGAGTTCGAGCTGTGGGGTCGAAGCGATGGCGCCGACGACTGGGAGTGCGCGAGCGGCGACGGATTGGCCGACGCGTGA
- a CDS encoding glycosyltransferase family 2 protein → MPDATPEATPSPTEGVSYVMPVLNDVTHVRAAVDSILTQHYDGPVEVLIALGPSIDGTAELVADLAARDGRVRVLDNEVGSTPAGLNIGIRAARYPVVVRVDSHSMLRPDYTRIAVATLERTGADNVGGIMDAHGETAFERAVALAYTTKVGLGGGSFHVGGHEGPADTVYLGVFRREALERVGLFDEGIKRGQDWELNRRLRETGGTVWFTPELAVTYRPRSSLDRLARQMFSTGMWRGELARRFPASNGIRYFIPPAMVLGVTLGLLVGIGGLVQLTMGVAPWLLVGFAVPAVYLLFVAASTLVYARGRGAGTAGWFLVVLPCIHVSWGVGFVLGFLALTSNIARHTGR, encoded by the coding sequence ATGCCCGACGCGACCCCCGAGGCGACCCCGTCGCCGACTGAGGGCGTCTCCTATGTGATGCCGGTGCTGAACGACGTGACCCACGTGCGTGCCGCGGTCGATTCGATCCTCACGCAGCACTACGACGGCCCTGTCGAGGTGCTCATCGCCCTCGGTCCGTCGATCGACGGCACGGCCGAGCTCGTCGCCGATCTCGCTGCCCGCGACGGCCGCGTCCGCGTGCTCGACAACGAGGTGGGCTCGACGCCGGCCGGGCTCAACATCGGCATCCGCGCCGCGAGGTACCCCGTCGTGGTGCGGGTCGACTCGCACTCGATGCTGCGACCCGACTACACGCGCATCGCGGTCGCCACGCTCGAGCGCACCGGCGCCGACAACGTCGGCGGCATCATGGACGCGCACGGCGAGACGGCCTTCGAGCGGGCGGTGGCTCTCGCGTATACGACGAAGGTCGGGCTCGGCGGCGGGTCCTTCCACGTCGGGGGCCACGAAGGCCCGGCCGACACGGTCTACCTCGGGGTGTTCCGCCGCGAGGCGCTCGAACGGGTCGGGCTGTTCGACGAGGGCATCAAGCGCGGACAGGACTGGGAGCTCAACCGGCGTCTGCGCGAGACCGGCGGCACGGTGTGGTTCACGCCCGAGCTCGCGGTCACCTATCGCCCGCGGTCGAGTCTCGATCGGCTCGCGCGGCAGATGTTCTCGACGGGCATGTGGCGTGGCGAACTGGCTCGCCGGTTCCCCGCGTCCAACGGCATCCGATACTTCATCCCGCCCGCCATGGTGCTCGGCGTGACGCTCGGGCTCCTCGTCGGTATCGGCGGGCTCGTGCAGCTCACGATGGGCGTCGCACCCTGGCTGCTGGTGGGCTTCGCGGTGCCGGCCGTGTATCTGCTGTTCGTGGCCGCATCGACGCTCGTGTACGCGCGCGGTCGCGGCGCGGGCACCGCGGGCTGGTTTCTCGTAGTCTTGCCCTGCATCCACGTCAGTTGGGGGGTCGGCTTCGTGCTCGGCTTCCTCGCACTGACGAGCAACATCGCCAGGCACACGGGAAGGTGA
- a CDS encoding CDP-glycerol glycerophosphotransferase family protein yields MGLRKDARRAVKLARNILRNRRAQRDLQTRLATQAPLEPHRFKIGVYFADGKVNLYQLRQWYKPLAKLAETYPVVILSRASGAALALLDESPLPVAYVRRVADLERVIHEQDLHIVFYVNQNAKNFQMMRYGRRWHVFINHGESDKMYMTTNQFKAYDYAFIAGDAARARLDKVLWDYDFDKRAIPIGRPQADHYLDGRDLPYPADGREVVLYAPTWEGDRGGAAYGSIASHGVDLVRALLASGRHRVIYRPHPRSGVVDEAYAAANRAIISALEAANAADPSAHHIFDDGPDLGWQLAAADVAIVDISAMVYDRLAAGKPLLITKPVNPAAQIDTGGYLQACEWLEAGSDASPAADRGAAMLARVDEVAHDAEALSRLKYWVTRYFGDTTPGVTTARFHAAVDHLMAEWERFAALHADDPDVDDHDAEAEAAEEAGESEEDLAG; encoded by the coding sequence ATGGGACTCCGAAAGGACGCGCGACGCGCGGTCAAGCTCGCGCGGAACATCCTGCGCAACCGCCGTGCGCAGCGCGACCTGCAGACCCGGCTGGCGACGCAGGCGCCGCTCGAGCCGCACCGCTTCAAGATCGGCGTGTACTTCGCCGACGGCAAGGTGAACCTGTATCAATTGCGGCAGTGGTACAAGCCGCTCGCAAAGCTCGCCGAGACCTATCCCGTGGTGATCCTGAGCCGTGCGTCGGGCGCCGCGCTCGCGCTGCTCGACGAGTCGCCGCTGCCCGTCGCGTACGTGCGTCGCGTGGCCGACCTCGAGCGGGTCATCCACGAACAGGACCTGCACATCGTGTTCTACGTCAACCAGAACGCGAAGAACTTCCAGATGATGCGGTACGGGCGTCGCTGGCACGTGTTCATCAACCACGGCGAGTCCGACAAGATGTACATGACCACGAACCAGTTCAAGGCGTACGACTACGCGTTCATCGCGGGCGATGCCGCGCGGGCCCGCCTCGACAAGGTGCTCTGGGACTACGACTTCGACAAGCGCGCCATCCCGATCGGGCGGCCGCAGGCCGACCACTATCTCGACGGCCGCGACCTGCCGTACCCGGCCGACGGCCGCGAGGTCGTGCTGTACGCGCCCACCTGGGAGGGCGATCGCGGGGGAGCCGCGTACGGATCGATCGCGTCGCACGGCGTCGACCTGGTGCGGGCGCTGCTCGCAAGTGGTCGGCACCGGGTGATCTACCGGCCGCATCCACGATCGGGTGTCGTGGACGAGGCGTACGCTGCGGCCAACCGGGCGATCATCTCGGCCCTCGAGGCAGCCAACGCAGCTGATCCGTCGGCGCACCACATCTTCGACGACGGACCCGACCTGGGTTGGCAGCTCGCCGCCGCAGACGTGGCGATCGTGGACATCTCGGCGATGGTCTACGACCGGCTCGCCGCGGGCAAGCCGTTGCTCATCACGAAGCCGGTGAATCCGGCCGCGCAGATCGACACCGGCGGATACCTGCAGGCCTGCGAGTGGCTCGAGGCCGGGTCGGATGCCTCGCCCGCCGCCGATCGCGGCGCGGCCATGCTCGCCCGGGTCGACGAGGTCGCCCACGATGCCGAGGCGCTGTCTCGGCTGAAGTACTGGGTGACCCGGTACTTCGGCGACACGACGCCGGGCGTGACGACCGCGCGGTTCCACGCCGCCGTCGACCACCTGATGGCCGAGTGGGAGCGCTTCGCCGCGCTGCACGCCGACGACCCCGATGTCGACGATCACGACGCCGAGGCCGAGGCGGCCGAAGAGGCGGGGGAGTCGGAAGAGGATCTGGCGGGGTAG
- a CDS encoding CDP-alcohol phosphatidyltransferase family protein yields MSETDPVTRRPSSIAELRAVAQPPEVRGRRNAEHWTASLYLRNLSPYLTWMLLKTRISANGVTGLMILVGWSTAAALLIPGIWGALLAVVLGQLQMLVDCCDGEVARWRRTSSPAGVFLDKVGHYTTEALIPIALGIRAAAYPLEFPEDFLWTMLGTLLALVIVLNKALNDMVHVARANAGLAKLADTHGETAPRGGVVAKLRRAARFVPFHRLYHSVELTLIAFAAAVIGLFAGQPLVDRVVVVALVPLAILALVGHFVAILASRRVRS; encoded by the coding sequence ATGTCCGAGACCGATCCGGTCACCCGTCGTCCGTCGAGCATCGCCGAGCTCAGGGCCGTGGCGCAGCCGCCCGAGGTGCGCGGCCGACGCAACGCCGAGCACTGGACGGCGTCGCTCTACCTGCGCAACCTCTCGCCGTACCTCACGTGGATGCTGCTGAAGACGCGCATCTCGGCGAACGGCGTCACGGGGCTGATGATCCTGGTCGGCTGGTCGACCGCGGCCGCGCTGCTCATCCCCGGCATCTGGGGCGCGCTGCTGGCCGTCGTGCTCGGGCAGCTGCAGATGCTCGTCGACTGCTGCGACGGCGAGGTCGCGCGCTGGCGTCGGACGTCGTCGCCCGCCGGGGTGTTCCTCGACAAGGTCGGGCATTACACGACCGAGGCGCTCATCCCGATCGCACTCGGCATCCGTGCCGCCGCGTACCCGCTCGAGTTCCCCGAGGACTTCCTCTGGACGATGCTCGGCACGCTGCTCGCGCTCGTCATCGTGCTGAACAAGGCCCTCAACGACATGGTGCATGTCGCCCGGGCGAACGCGGGGCTCGCGAAACTCGCCGACACCCATGGTGAGACGGCTCCGCGCGGTGGGGTCGTCGCGAAGCTGCGCAGGGCGGCGCGGTTCGTGCCGTTCCACCGTCTCTATCACTCGGTCGAGCTGACGCTCATCGCGTTCGCCGCCGCGGTGATCGGCCTGTTCGCCGGGCAGCCGCTCGTCGACCGCGTGGTCGTCGTGGCGTTGGTGCCGCTCGCGATCCTCGCGCTGGTCGGGCACTTCGTCGCGATCCTCGCCTCCCGTCGTGTCCGGTCCTGA
- a CDS encoding BPTD_3080 family restriction endonuclease: MSDAVAEALANPIVNSPYEEPQQHFVIGPNGPTGELAAGRRPSEFFIPVPKPKKGRGKAAVDATQLAFDLNVTDEKIERNDAIDQLRDEVRTWRLRGYERVSPISKKLLRYWADPARENRILFAQREAAETAIFLAEVVSRRGYTPSRVGGVDWRELLGEANAAHNAGLPRVALKMATGSGKTVVMAMLIAWQTLNKIANPNDARFAKRFLIVTPGITIRDRLQVLQPDHAENYYDQRGIVPPDLRQQLGQAQIAIVNYHQFLKRQSREIKGVNANTRKMLLGGRAVNNDPFEETPQAVVSRILRDLGRGKGEIVVLNDEAHHCYQQNTTLRDDADLSKPDAEAKAENEDATVWFRGLQWLKRYAGVKTIYDLSATPFYLKGSGWSEGLIFPWTVSDFSLMDAIESGIVKVPRLPVDDDFDGKLVSYLQIYDQVKDDSNWPRTAKSVPPDPGSWNMPAALEGALRSLYRSYEKSFADWQEQYRDRGEPPPVMIVVSPNTFVSKLIYDWIAGYEKPVGDATVDVAGELALFSNVVDDEPLARPRTIIVDSKQLESGEALKGDFKSAASEEIEAFKRSYREQNPGADVDTITDADLLREVMNTVGKKGKLGEQVRCVVSVAMLTEGWDANTVTHILGVRAFRSQLLCEQVVGRGLRRRSYEVDPETGRFGAEYSNVYGIPFAFIPSDKPIAPGKPADPPTHVRALSDREHLRIDFPVLSGYRVELPDEKLQLNLDESHTLTIGGATVPSWVQTEGIVGEGERIEGIAQTREQEIAFKIAGRVLKTFFDTQGDARPWLFPQLVDLSQQWIRACVHVDPGYEIGYLSMEVPQQEAAEAVYHAITRLESEDARRPRLRPILRAFGSTGTTAAVDFQTRKKNVETTWSHVSHVTLDGKEGNEWEKKVAKVCEGLAADGLITSYVKNDQLGFAIPYVHKGRAHEYWPDFILKIDPNATVEAIDPDVPRYLIVEVSGTQKSHGPTQEKARTARDSWCVAVNNHGGFGRWGYIELGKPEVDDAHHVLRQAIRRHVRDESIIGDHSLLNTGIFAGNDRQSSTMEG; this comes from the coding sequence ATGTCGGACGCAGTGGCGGAGGCACTCGCAAACCCGATCGTCAACTCCCCGTACGAGGAACCGCAGCAGCACTTCGTGATCGGCCCGAACGGCCCGACCGGTGAGCTCGCAGCCGGGCGCCGACCGAGCGAGTTCTTCATTCCGGTGCCGAAACCGAAGAAGGGGCGCGGCAAAGCGGCAGTCGATGCAACCCAGCTCGCGTTCGACCTGAACGTCACAGACGAGAAGATCGAGCGCAATGACGCGATCGACCAACTCCGTGACGAGGTGCGTACATGGAGGCTTCGCGGGTACGAACGTGTATCACCGATCTCGAAGAAGCTCCTTCGCTATTGGGCCGACCCCGCACGCGAGAACCGAATCCTCTTCGCCCAGCGCGAGGCGGCCGAGACGGCGATCTTCCTTGCCGAGGTCGTGAGCCGGCGTGGATACACGCCGAGTCGGGTCGGCGGAGTCGACTGGCGCGAGCTGCTAGGTGAGGCGAACGCGGCGCACAACGCCGGCCTCCCCCGCGTCGCTCTGAAGATGGCGACGGGGTCGGGCAAGACGGTTGTAATGGCGATGCTCATCGCGTGGCAGACGCTGAACAAGATCGCCAACCCGAACGATGCGCGCTTTGCGAAGCGCTTCCTGATTGTGACGCCCGGCATAACGATCCGCGACCGACTGCAGGTTCTCCAGCCGGATCATGCCGAGAACTACTACGACCAGCGGGGTATCGTGCCGCCCGACCTGCGCCAACAGCTCGGTCAAGCACAGATCGCGATTGTCAATTACCACCAGTTCCTGAAGCGGCAGTCGAGAGAAATCAAGGGCGTCAATGCGAACACCCGAAAGATGCTGCTAGGCGGACGGGCGGTGAACAATGACCCGTTCGAGGAGACTCCACAAGCGGTGGTCTCCCGCATCCTGCGCGACCTAGGCCGAGGCAAGGGGGAGATCGTCGTGCTCAACGACGAGGCACATCATTGCTACCAACAGAACACGACGCTGCGCGATGACGCCGATCTGAGCAAGCCCGACGCCGAGGCGAAGGCCGAGAACGAAGACGCAACCGTCTGGTTCCGCGGGCTGCAGTGGTTGAAGCGCTACGCAGGCGTGAAGACGATCTACGACCTCTCCGCGACACCCTTCTACCTCAAGGGATCGGGATGGAGCGAGGGGCTTATCTTCCCGTGGACGGTCAGCGATTTCTCGCTCATGGACGCGATCGAGTCGGGCATCGTGAAGGTACCGCGCCTGCCGGTCGATGACGACTTCGATGGCAAGCTGGTCAGCTACCTTCAGATCTACGATCAGGTGAAGGATGACTCGAACTGGCCACGAACCGCAAAGTCGGTGCCACCCGACCCGGGTTCGTGGAACATGCCAGCTGCGCTCGAGGGCGCACTTCGCAGCCTCTACCGCAGCTATGAAAAATCCTTCGCCGACTGGCAGGAGCAGTATCGTGATCGCGGCGAACCGCCGCCCGTCATGATCGTGGTGTCACCGAACACATTCGTCTCGAAGCTCATCTACGACTGGATCGCCGGATACGAGAAGCCGGTTGGTGATGCGACCGTGGACGTGGCGGGCGAGCTGGCACTGTTCAGCAACGTGGTCGACGACGAGCCGCTTGCTCGTCCGCGCACCATCATCGTCGACTCGAAGCAACTCGAGTCGGGCGAAGCACTGAAAGGCGATTTCAAGAGCGCAGCATCCGAAGAGATCGAAGCGTTCAAGCGCAGCTACCGCGAGCAGAATCCCGGCGCCGATGTCGATACGATCACCGACGCGGATCTGCTGCGCGAAGTGATGAACACCGTCGGCAAGAAGGGCAAGCTCGGGGAGCAAGTGCGGTGTGTAGTAAGCGTGGCGATGCTCACCGAGGGCTGGGATGCGAACACGGTGACCCACATCCTCGGTGTGCGCGCGTTCAGGTCTCAGCTGCTGTGCGAGCAGGTGGTCGGCCGTGGGCTGCGACGGCGCTCGTACGAGGTGGATCCTGAGACCGGGCGCTTCGGCGCCGAGTATTCGAACGTGTATGGGATTCCGTTCGCGTTCATCCCGTCGGACAAGCCGATCGCTCCAGGCAAGCCGGCTGATCCCCCGACGCACGTGCGGGCGCTGTCCGACCGAGAGCATCTGCGTATCGACTTCCCGGTGCTGAGCGGGTACCGAGTGGAACTGCCGGACGAGAAGCTGCAACTGAACCTCGACGAATCTCACACACTGACGATCGGTGGTGCGACGGTGCCGAGTTGGGTTCAGACGGAGGGCATCGTCGGCGAGGGCGAGCGCATCGAGGGCATCGCGCAGACCAGAGAGCAGGAGATCGCGTTCAAGATCGCCGGTCGTGTGCTCAAGACCTTCTTCGACACGCAGGGCGACGCACGGCCGTGGCTGTTCCCGCAGCTCGTCGACCTCAGCCAGCAGTGGATCCGTGCCTGCGTACACGTCGATCCCGGCTACGAGATCGGGTACCTGTCGATGGAAGTGCCCCAGCAAGAAGCGGCCGAAGCGGTCTACCACGCGATCACGCGGCTTGAGTCCGAAGATGCGCGACGGCCGCGCCTTCGACCCATCCTGCGCGCGTTCGGCTCCACCGGCACGACTGCCGCGGTCGACTTCCAGACCCGGAAGAAGAACGTGGAGACGACGTGGTCGCACGTAAGCCACGTCACGCTCGACGGCAAGGAAGGCAACGAGTGGGAGAAGAAGGTGGCGAAAGTCTGCGAGGGCCTCGCTGCTGATGGCCTGATCACGAGCTATGTGAAGAACGACCAACTCGGCTTCGCCATCCCATATGTCCACAAGGGGCGTGCCCACGAGTACTGGCCCGACTTCATTCTGAAGATCGATCCGAATGCGACTGTCGAGGCGATTGATCCCGACGTTCCTCGCTACCTGATTGTCGAGGTGTCGGGCACCCAGAAGAGCCATGGGCCAACACAGGAGAAGGCGCGTACCGCCCGCGACTCGTGGTGCGTCGCCGTGAACAACCACGGCGGCTTCGGGCGGTGGGGGTACATCGAGCTCGGTAAACCCGAAGTGGACGACGCACATCACGTCCTGCGACAGGCAATTCGCCGACACGTCCGAGACGAGTCGATCATCGGCGATCACTCGCTGCTCAACACAGGAATCTTCGCCGGCAACGACCGGCAGTCCTCGACGATGGAAGGGTAG
- a CDS encoding type II toxin-antitoxin system PemK/MazF family toxin: protein MTGDRPQIHRGRIVLVEFDPARGAEQRTTRPAVVVSNHGANAAAECSAYGVITVVPLTGNVRQVRPYQVCVPAERSGRGRDSKAQAEQVRSISVARVVRGLGWLDAELSAALDEALQVHLPL, encoded by the coding sequence GTGACCGGCGATCGCCCGCAGATTCACCGGGGCCGCATCGTGCTCGTCGAGTTCGATCCGGCGCGAGGCGCCGAGCAGCGCACGACCCGACCAGCTGTCGTCGTCAGCAACCACGGGGCGAACGCCGCCGCCGAGTGCTCGGCCTATGGCGTCATCACCGTGGTGCCGCTGACCGGAAATGTGCGGCAGGTGCGCCCGTACCAGGTGTGCGTGCCTGCGGAGCGTAGCGGTCGCGGCCGCGATTCGAAGGCGCAGGCCGAACAGGTGCGGAGCATCTCTGTCGCTCGTGTCGTGCGCGGCCTGGGTTGGCTCGACGCTGAGCTGAGCGCGGCGCTCGACGAAGCTTTGCAGGTGCATCTTCCGTTGTGA
- a CDS encoding winged helix-turn-helix domain-containing protein, producing MLTSQTTLREWIIAVLSEMPDGAARRREVLAAIHIRYGHNLTADDLVSPQTRPHEPNWANRASFERATMVREGLLSPRSDGVWQLARQG from the coding sequence ATGCTTACTTCGCAGACCACGCTTCGGGAATGGATCATCGCCGTGCTCTCGGAGATGCCCGACGGTGCGGCGCGTCGTCGGGAGGTCCTCGCCGCCATCCACATCAGGTACGGCCACAACCTCACAGCTGACGATCTGGTTTCGCCCCAAACACGGCCGCACGAACCCAACTGGGCGAACCGAGCAAGCTTCGAACGCGCGACCATGGTGCGGGAAGGACTTCTTTCGCCACGATCGGATGGCGTCTGGCAACTCGCCCGTCAAGGCTGA